A window of the Lagopus muta isolate bLagMut1 chromosome 1, bLagMut1 primary, whole genome shotgun sequence genome harbors these coding sequences:
- the UBL3 gene encoding ubiquitin-like protein 3: MSSSVPADMINLRLILVSGKTKEFLFSPNDSAADIAKHVYDNWPMDWEEEQVSSPNILRLIYQGRFLHGNVTLGALKLPFGKTTVMHLVARETLPEPNSQGQRNREKTGESNCCVIL; this comes from the exons atAAATTTGCGCCTCATCTTGGTAAGCGGAAAAACGAAAGAGTTCTTGTTCTCACCAAATGACTCTGCTGCAGATATTGCAAAACATGTGTATGACAACTGGCCGATGG ATTGGGAAGAGGAACAAGTCAGCAGTCCAAATATCTTGCGGCTTATTTATCAAGGGAGGTTTCTTCATGGCAATGTGACACTAGGAG CATTAAAACTTCCTTTTGGCAAAACAACAGTGATGCATTTGGTGGCTAGAGAGACATTGCCAGAACCAAATTCTCAAG GTCAAAGGAACCGTGAAAAAACTGGAGAAAGCAATTGCTGTGTAATCCTGTAA